From Acanthopagrus latus isolate v.2019 chromosome 22, fAcaLat1.1, whole genome shotgun sequence, the proteins below share one genomic window:
- the LOC119012978 gene encoding peptidase M20 domain-containing protein 2-like, with the protein MRLFSLDSLTAARWHQEETVSQSTRVNDHSISSREIKMSDRAELLLDVKKRVGCCIDEAEAKLHALSQDIWSCPELAYEETKAHDRLVTYFSQEEGWTVDSHFKLETAFRATWGATAGSDVVSVGFLCEYDALPGIGHACGHNLIAEVGAAAAVLENTQEFPAQVMVLGTLAEEDGGGPTDMIRDGAFEGLDVVFMAHPSKEDATCLPCVAEHEYHGMASHAAVYPWEVINALDAAVLCYNNLSVL; encoded by the exons ATGAGGTTATTTAGTTTAGATAGTTTGACTGCAGCACGCTGGCATCAGGAGGAGACAGTGTCCCAGAGCACCAGGGTTAATGACCACAGCATTTCCTCTAGGGAAATCAAGATGTctgacagagcagagctgctgctggatgtgaaGAAGAGAGTCGGCTGCTGTATAGATGAAGCCGAGGCAAAGCTCCACGCACTCAGTCAGGACATATGGAGTTGTCCGGAGCTGGCTTATGAGGAAACCAAGGCTCATGACAGACTGGTCACGTATTTCAGTCAGGAGGAAGGCTGGACGGTCGACAGTCACTTCAAACTTGAGACTGCCTTTAGAGCCACCTGGGGAGCCACCGCAGGCAGCGACGTGGTCAGCGTGGGTTTCCTGTGTGAGTACGACGCCCTGCCTGGTATCGGACACGCGTGTGGACACAACCTGATCGCTGAGGTCGGAGCTGCTGCGGCTGTGCTGGAGAACACACAGGAGTTCCCTGCACAG GTAATGGTGCTGGGGACCCTAGCTGAGGAGGATGGTGGTGGTCCAACTGATATGATAAGGGACGGAGCCTTTGAGGGCCTGGATGTGGTGTTTATGGCCCACCCATCCAAAGAGGATGCCACGTGCCTGCCCTGTGTGGCCGAGCATGA GTATCATGGTATGGCCTCACATGCTGCAGTCTACCCCTGGGAGGTAATCAATGCGCTGGATGCAGCTGTGCTCTGCTACAACAACCTGTCTGTGCTCTGA